A single Pangasianodon hypophthalmus isolate fPanHyp1 chromosome 27, fPanHyp1.pri, whole genome shotgun sequence DNA region contains:
- the LOC113531216 gene encoding leucine-rich repeat neuronal protein 4 produces MLRKHPAPPLLLSITLLISSILASSSSSPPHNATHHPGVPNPHFFSPGEDYNDYNEELTTETTHKTMGSPPPPCEYDSCKDQQESCQKLALTLSCSCPGISGPFELPDTPTLWRLSLEPSGMVVVRWCAPSSTVTHYLVQVEGQDEARDARENRRMMELGDIAPGTEVCVEAVNKAGVSTRTSSSCARFESSETTFTVKLVLVGAAVVLVVVIVSALLLWWCRRHRKTPTRTANRGTDMVL; encoded by the coding sequence ATGTTGAGAAAGCATCCTGCTCCTCCACTCCTTCTCTCCATCACCTTACTCATCTCCTCCATATTagcatcgtcatcatcatcaccaccacacaATGCCACCCACCATCCCGGCGTTCCCAATCCGCATTTTTTCAGTCCCGGTGAAGACTACAATGATTACAATGAGGAATTAACTACAGAAACGACACACAAAACCATGGGTTCTCCGCCTCCGCCCTGCGAGTACGACTCCTGCAAAGACCAGCAGGAGTCGTGTCAGAAGCTCGCACTCACTCTGTCCTGTTCCTGCCCCGGTATCAGCGGCCCCTTTGAACTTCCGGACACTCCAACCCTCTGGAGGCTGTCTTTAGAACCCAGTGGAATGGTGGTAGTACGGTGGTGCGCGCCATCCTCCACGGTCACGCACTACCTCGTTCAGGTGGAGGGTCAGGATGAGGCGCGTGATGCGAGAGAGAATAGGAGGATGATGGAGCTGGGAGATATAGCTCCTGGCACTGAGGTGTGCGTGGAGGCGGTGAACAAGGCAGGCGTCAGCACCCGGACGAGCTCCTCGTGCGCTCGCTTCGAGAGCTCCGAGACGACGTTCACCGTCAAGTTGGTGCTCGTCGGAGCAGCAGTGGTGTTGGTGGTAGTGATCGTGTCAGCGCTGTTGCTCTGGTGGTGCAGGAGACACCGGAAAACTCCAACACGGACAGCAAACCGAGGAACCGACATGGTTCTCTGA
- the LOC113531235 gene encoding ribonuclease-like 3: MEMCRFGLVLLLVLCAALLAEAQPDGVAHRYSNFLNQHVYAGMTSNRCDSVIGSRGIETVLPNGKRSCKQRNTFILANSDQVRAVCGNAMKDYESGQPFRVVTCKLHSGERPPHCEYRGHEDRRYITISCEQGWPVHYPGDTVVVG, encoded by the coding sequence ATGGAGATGTGTCGGTTCGGCCTGGTTTTGCTGTTGGTGTTGTGCGCTGCACTGCTTGCTGAAGCCCAGCCGGATGGTGTGGCGCACCGCTACAGTAACTTCCTGAATCAGCACGTTTACGCAGGCATGACCAGCAACAGGTGTGACAGTGTGATCGGAAGTAGGGGAATTGAAACTGTGCTGCCTAATGGAAAGCGCAGCTGCAAACAGAGGAACACCTTCATATTGGCCAATTCTGACCAGGTCAGGGCCGTGTGTGGGAACGCCATGAAGGATTATGAAAGTGGCCAGCCTTTCCGTGTGGTCACATGCAAACTACACAGTGGAGAAAGACCGCCACATTGTGAATACAGAGGTCATGAGGACAGGCGATACATTACAATATCATGTGAACAGGGTTGGCCTGTGCATTATCCTGGAGACACGGTTGTTGTAGGCTGA
- the LOC113531236 gene encoding ribonuclease-like 3 has translation MEKCQFGLVLLLVLCAVLPAEAQPPNVIHRYRNFLNQHVYIDMTERKCTSEIYKRKITDGNTNNCKEVNTFIKANSNLVKAVCGKATRNYTSGQPFTVVTCKLHSGERRPRCDYGKKGHQSTRYINISCDQGWPVHYIEDHIL, from the coding sequence ATGGAGAAGTGTCAGTTTGGCCTGGTTTTGCTGTTGGTGTTGTGCGCCGTGCTGCCAGCTGAAGCCCAGCCCCCTAACGTGATACATCGCTACAGAAATTTCCTGAATCAGCATGTTTACATAGACATGACCGAAAGAAAGTGTACTAGTGAGATCTACAAGAGAAAAATCACTGATGGTAACACCAACAATTGCAAAGAAGTGAACACCTTCATAAAGGCCAATTCTAACCTGGTCAAGGCTGTGTGTGGGAAAGCCACGCGTAATTATACAAGCGGCCAGCCTTTCACTGTGGTCACATGCAAACTACACAGTGGAGAAAGACGGCCACGCTGTGACTACGGCAAAAAAGGTCATCAGAGCACTCGATACATTAATATATCATGTGATCAGGGTTGGCCCGTGCATTACATAGAAGACCATATTTTGTAG
- the si:ch1073-224n8.1 gene encoding zinc finger protein GLI4: MNSKRNNAGENGGGGRMNPASETPAGGTHRKPSSASSPGKAGARADRGEHAHDSRSTVSVSSLRSRLGPTIRSALSSAVETLLGEIAAVMSETEDELLSKERENERLKARLDASERELKTLQECLCSAQKLIDQLQGPFSSHPPLPPPMSGQHGYNNPAPPTNAGRLTHRGAGDDADPRCFANSEAELSGALGDAIHGFEARDEFKSCHLSIQADGTVTNSYYDPMAVHTAGMCHDVNRAGEMSDRRLSHPPSHSPYGVKEEQAPTSGPVRVRGDAEHGGQSECDQGYAHVVEEQGVPRSRRHTAKHAPSSGSHNGPSSSSAGTPPQGPSGLRASSRAVSAASSRQSPGTSDSSPDARRRRRPPSELMGEVAGERPHLCLECGKTFRLLSSLKKHLRIHTGEKPYPCSVCGRRFRESGALKTHLRIHTGEKPYACSECGARFRHLDGLRKHGRTHTGEKPYACGVCGKRLSRLQHLKHHQRIHTGERPCRCPLCQRSFQDAASLRKHLISVHQGEPGAEEAHERLAATELGEHDLQGSVEDEEMRFEMWEEEREEGDAAVDCV, translated from the exons ATGAACTCGAAGCGAAACAATGCGGGTGAaaatggaggaggaggacgcATGAACCCGGCGAGCGAAACCCCGGCGGGCGGAACGCACCGGAAACCGAGCAGCGCGAGCTCTCCCGGTAAAGCCGGAGCGCGAGCGGACAGGGGCGAGCACGCGCACGACAGCAGGAGCACCGTGTCCGTCTCCTCACTCAGGTCCCGCCTCGGTCCCACCATCAG GTCCGCTCTGTCCTCCGCCGTGGAGACGCTGCTGGGGGAGATCGCAGCGGTGATGTCGGAAACCGAGGACGAGCTGCTGTCCAAAGAGCGCGAGAACGAGAGGCTGAAGGCGCGACTGGACGCCTCTGAGCGCGAGCTGAAGACGCTGCAGGAGTGCCTGTGCAGTGCTCAGAAGCTGATCGATCAGCTGCAGGGTCCGTTCAGCAgccatcctcctcttcctcctcccatGTCCGGGCAGCACGGCTACAACAACCCGGCGCCGCCCACAAACGCAGGTCGCCTGACGCACCGCGGGGCAGGAGACGACGCTGACCCGCGCTGCTTCGCCAACAGCGAGGCAGAGCTAAGCGGAGCGCTAGGAGACGCCATCCACGGCTTCGAGGCTAGGGACGAGTTCAAAAGCTGCCACCTGTCCATCCAGGCGGACGGCACCGTCACCAACAGCTACTACGACCCCATGGCTGTGCACACCGCCGGCATGTGCCACGACGTCAACAGGGCAG GTGAGATGAGTGATCGGCGGCTGTCTCACCCTCCCTCACACTCTCCTTACGGGGTGAAAGAGGAACAGGCTCCCACGTCAGGGCCGGTGCGTGTCAGAGGCGACGCCGAACACGGCGGCCAGAGCGAGTGCGACCAGGGTTACGCCCACGTGGTGGAGGAGCAGGGCGTTCCACGTTCCCGGAGACACACTGCTAAACACGCTCCGTCTTCCGGCTCGCATAACGGCCCTTCTTCGTCCTCTGCCGGAACGCCTCCACAGGGGCCATCCGGTCTCCGCGCCTCCTCCAGAGCCGTGTCTGCAGCGTCCTCTAGGCAGAGTCCCGGTACGAGCGACTCCTCCCCTGACGCCCGCCGGCGTCGACGCCCACCCTCGGAGCTGATGGGCGAGGTAGCCGGTGAGCGACCGCACCTCTGTCTGGAGTGCGGCAAGACGTTCCGGCTGCTCTCGAGCCTGAAGAAGCACCTGCGCATCCACACGGGAGAGAAGCCGTACCCGTGCAGCGTGTGCGGACGACGATTCCGCGAATCTGGCGCGCTCAAGACGCATCTGCGTATCCACACGGGCGAGAAGCCATACGCGTGCAGCGAGTGCGGCGCACGTTTCCGCCATCTGGACGGCCTGCGCAAGCACGGACGCACGCACACGGGCGAGAAGCCGTACGCCTGCGGCGTGTGCGGGAAACGCCTCAGCCGCCTGCAGCACCTCAAGCACCATCAGCGCATCCACACCGGCGAGCGACCATGCCGATGCCCCCTGTGCCAGCGCTCGTTCCAGGACGCCGCTAGCCTCAGGAAGCACCTGATCAGCGTGCACCAGGGAGAACCGGGCGCCGAGGAAGCCCACGAGAGGCTGGCGGCCACCGAGCTCGGAGAGCACGACCTCCAGGGCTCCGTGGAGGACGAGGAGATGAGGTTCGAGATGTGGGAGGAGGAGCGCGAGGAAGGCGACGCTGCCGTGGACTGCGTGTAG